The following coding sequences lie in one Lolium perenne isolate Kyuss_39 chromosome 2, Kyuss_2.0, whole genome shotgun sequence genomic window:
- the LOC127337260 gene encoding uncharacterized mitochondrial protein AtMg00810-like has translation MYGLKQAPRAWYHRFASYIATLFVLHYAADTAYLLLYMDDIIVTASSTSFLEGLLAHLHSELAMTDLGDLHYFLGMKLLPDATDYRSIVGSLQYLTLTRPDISYAVRQACLHMHALRTSHLDLVEFGLQLHASSSTALVAYSDADWASCPDSRRSTSGYCVYFGDSLISWSSKLCPVPLQRLSTAPSPTPSPSAVGSASCSRNFIAP, from the exons ATGTACGGCTTGaagcaggcccctcgtgcctggtaccACCGGTTCGCCTCCTACATCGCCACTCTGTTTGTCCTCCACTATGCGGCAGACACGGCATACTTACTGCTCTATATGGACGACATCatcgtcaccgcctcgtcgacgagTTTTCTTGAGGGGCTCCTTGCGCATCTTCATAGCGAGCTCGCCATGACTGATCTTGGGGACCTCCACTACTTCCTGGGTATGAAG CTTCTTCCCGACGCCACCGACTACAGGAGCATCGTGGGCAGTCTTCAGTACCTCACACTGACGCGCCCCGATATCTCCTACGCTGTTCGGCAGGCCTGTCTTCACATGCATGCTCTGCGCACGTCTCACTTGGATCTCGTGGAGTTTGGCCTCCAGCTCCACGCCTCCTCGTCGACCGCCCTTGTGGCCTACTCCGACGCCGACTGGGCAAGCTGTCCGGACTCGCGCCGCTCCACCTCCGGTTACTGCGTCTACTTCGGTGATAGTCTCATCTCTTGGTCCTCCAAGCTGTGTCCCGTTCCTCTGCAGAGGCTGAGTACCGCGCCGTCGCCCACGCCGTCGCCGAGTGCTGTTGGCTCCGCCAGTTGCTCCCGGAACTTCATCGCCCCCTGA
- the LOC127329593 gene encoding peroxidase 66-like has translation MAGLSRAAMLATAMGLIVAALLFPAAMSTRPSLISMTTGGIRQLPDGLSYDFYKDTCPTLEIMVREAVERAIESDVGVVAGLLRIFFHDCFPQGCDGSILLTGANSELKMPQNVGLRQSALDLIESIRETVHQECGAIVSCADISNLATKHAVMQSGVPGNLVPGYLLPLGRKDSLGPATTQQVRAIPSPDLDVNQLVEAFASRGLNEVDLVALSGAHTIGKASCGSFMNRDGENDEFVQRLKNNCTYFPVAPLQDLDVTTPNTFDNYYYKNLQNRTGVLHSDMQLTLNATINQLVDFFAADQGWFFSTFSTSMSNLAHLEGKPAIIGEVRRNCFKVNGLELTAPNTFVASA, from the exons ATGGCGGGGCTGAGCAGGGCGGCAATGCTGGCCACGGCGATGGGCCTGATCGTGGCAGCGCTGCTGTTCCCGGCAGCTATGTCGACGCGGCCGTCCTTGATCTCGATGACCACCGGCGGCATCCGGCAACTCCCCGACGGCCTGTCATATGACTTCTACAAGGATACGTgccccaccctggagatcatggtGCGCGAGGCCGTGGAGAGGGCGATTGAGAGCGATGTTGGGGTTGTCGCTGGCCTCCTCCGAATCTTTTTCCACGACTGCTTCCCCCAG GGCTGCGATGGGTCGATTCTACTGACCGGAGCAAACAGCGAGCTGAAGATGCCGCAGAACGTGGGGCTGCGGCAGAGCGCACTGGACCTCATCGAGAGCATCCGCGAGACGGTGCACCAGGAAT GCGGGGCCATCGTCTCGTGCGCCGACATCTCCAACCTCGCGACCAAGCACGCCGTGATGCAGTCCGGCGTGCCGGGGAACCTGGTGCCAGGGTACCTACTGCCCCTCGGCCGCAAGGACAGCCTCGGGCCGGCCACAACCCAGCAAGTCAGGGCCATTCCCAGCCCCGACCTCGACGTCAACCAGCTCGTCGAAGCCTTTGCCAGCCGCGGCCTGAACGAGGTCGACCTCGTCGCGCTCTCCGGCGCGCACACCATCGGCAAGGCGAGCTGCGGCAGCTTCATGAACCGCGATGGCGAGAACGACGAGTTCGTGCAGAGGCTCAAGAACAACTGCACTTATTTCCCTGTCGCCCCCCTGCAGGACCTCGACGTCACCACCCCTAACACCTTCGACAACTATTACTACAAGAACCTCCAGAACAGGACGGGTGTGCTCCACTCCGACATGCAGCTCACCCTCAACGCCACCATAAACCAGTTGGTCGACTTCTTCGCCGCCGACCAGGGGTGGTTCTTCTCGACCTTCAGCACCTCCATGAGCAATCTCGCACATCTGGAAGGCAAACCGGCCATAATAGGGGAGGTCCGCCGCAACTGCTTCAAGGTTAACGGGCTGGAACTGACCGCCCCTAACACCTTCGTCGCCTCTGCTTAA